The nucleotide window CTTTTCCTCCTCCTTGCCAAAAACCAACATATCGTATTTAGAAGTAATCTCATCTTTATCGATATCTTGTGCTACTTGTGGTTTTCGGATTTTATTTTTAATGTAGCTCATAAAGGCATTGCTCCTTGAGCCCACATATTCTTTTAACATTGAGTTATCAATGGTTCCTATTCCTACTCGAAAGAATAAATCTAAACTTGTTTTAAGCTTAAAATAAACGACCATCTCATTGACGATCTTTTCATCTAAAGTTAATTTGAGTTGTTTTAATTTTCTCCTTAATATTTCTTTGCCATCTTCCGCTATTGACTTTTTCTCTTGTTTTAAAGAGGATTTAATTTTACTTCGAGCCCTTGCGGTAGTAGCATAATCGAGCCAGTTAGTATTTGGTTTGGCATTTTCTGAAGTGAGAATTTCCACCTGATCACCACTTTGTAATTCTTGACTAAGCGGTACCAATTTACCATTTACCTTAGCGCCACGAGTGTGCATGCCCACCTCTGTGTGTATACTAAATGCAAAATCTAATGCAGTTGCCCCTTTTGGCAAAGATTTTAAATCTCCCTTTGGTGAGAATACGTAGATTTCTTTAGAGTAAAGATTAAGCTTGAATTGTTCTACAAAGTCAACGGGATTGGTTTCATTATTTTCTAAGGCTTCCTGAAGTTTATTGATCCATGTATCTAATACATCCTCCTTGTCACCTTGTTTATATTTATAATGGGCTGCATAACCTTTTTCTGCAATTTCATTCATACGCTCACTTCTAATCTGAACTTCCACCCAGCGTCCTTTCGGGCCCATTACTGTGATATGTAATGCTTCATATCCGGTAGATTTTGGTGAAGAAATCCAATCCCGGAGTCGGGTAGGGTTAGGGGTAAAGTGGTCGGTAACAATAGAATATATTTTCCAGGCTAAAAACTTTTCATTAGAAGGATCTGCCTTATAAATAATTCTAACGGCGAACTTATCATAAACCTCATCAAAAGAAACGCCTTGTTTCATCATCTTCCTTCGTATGGAAAAAATTGATTTAGGCCTACCTTTTATTTCATATTCTAGACCCTCAGTGTTTAGTGCATTTCTAATAATACTATTGAATTCTTTTATGTAAGCATCCTGTTCTTCCTTGCTTTCCCGTATTTTCAGAAGGATGTCATTATAAACTTCAGGCTCAGTATATTTTAAGCCTAAATCTTCTAACTCCGTTTTTATGTTATAAAGTCCTATCCTATGAGCTAAAGGAGCGTATATATATAATGTTTCCGATGCTATTTTTTCTTGCTTGGCATCAGGCATTGAATCCATCGTCTGCATGTTGTGGAGACGGTCGGCAATTTTAATTATAATTACCCTAACGTCGTCATGAAGGGTAAGGAGCATTTTACGGAAATTTTCTGCTTGAAGTGAAATATCCATATCGGTACTCAATACCGATATTTTTGTAAGACCATCAACTATTCTTGCAACAGTTTCACCAAACATGCGCTCAATATCATGGATGGTGTAATTTTCGTTGTCCTCAACGACATCATGAAGCAATGCAGCTGCGATTGAAGTTGCATCTAAGCCAATTTCTGAAGCCACAATTTTGGCGACAGCTATTGGATGAAATATATAGGCTTCACCAGATTTCCTCCTCTGTTCTTTATGTGCATCAACGGCTACATCAAAAGCTTTACGAATAAGTTTTTTATCCTCAGTACTTAAAGTTTGATAACTGACTTTAAGAAGCTCTTTGTAGGCTTTAGCAATCGATGCATTTTCTTTTTCTATATCAACATCCGTCATAAAACTAAAATAGCAATAAAGGATTTAATGGACAATAGCAGTATGTAACAAGATTTTTGCGAGTCCTGTTTAAGTTAATTCAAAATGGCGTGGAAAAATTATCCTCGGCGGAGTTGTCGATTTATTTTTCTAATTGCCTGTTCTATAGATTTTTCAGGTTCAATAATATTGTATTCACCCCAAAACTCGGGATCTGCAAACCCTGATGCTTCATCTGTTAGAATTACACTAGGCCGTAATTTTTCCTTCGGATCAATTTTTTGACCTAGGTTTTCTTCCCAATCAGTTATGACCATTTCACTTTGAAGGGTATAAACACTATTAAACAATTTGCCTTTCCAGTCCACCTTAAAGGTAAGCAGGATATTGCTATAACCATAATACCATTTGCCATCTTTGGTTTTGTAATCTACCCTATAAGAGGCTTCAGTAGGATATACACTTACTCGTCTTGGTTTTTTCTGAACGAATAGGTTTGCCGCCAATTCCTGGTCTTCCACATTGAGATTATATACAGCACTTGTTAAGGCATAGGTTTGTGCGTCAATATATAATTTACCATAGTATAATGGCGTAAGGATTTCCGGTTTCTGATTAAATTCCACCACAAAAACCCTGCGATCATTAATTTGTGTAGACGGTAGGAATTTGAATTTATATGCATCAATGTAGTCTTTACTAAATACAAATTCTGGATATTTAACCAAATCTGAGTAAATAGTATTGAAAGGCCCTCCTTGAAGTTTTAGGGCAATAGTGTCTAGTTTTGAATAATTGGTGCTCTTTCTAGACTTTATTAATTTAACATCATCATTTCTATAGGTATCATAAGGTTCTTTGTAAACCTCAACCACAGCTTCTGCCAGTGATGCATTTTGACGACGTTTCTTAATGGTTTCCCTATAAAAAGCCGTCATCAGGGTATTTTGATCTAGGTAATTCCCTTTACGTTTTAGGCATTCCCTTACCAAGGCTTCGGCGTCTTTTGGTATGGTTAAACTTATTTCGTTTAATTCAGTAATAAGAATATTTAATTTTACTTTTCCATCTAACCGTCGTAGCTCTTCTAGACTAATTTTTCTTTCTTGATAACCAAGAAATGAAAATACGATATTGTTTGATGTAAATTCATTTGGGATTTTAATTAAATAGGCTCCTTCCGCATTTGTAACAGTTCTAATATTTGTGTTTTCAACTGTAACATCCGCAAATACCAATTCTTCCCCGGAACTTGCATCGGTAACTTCACCAGAAATTTCAACAAAACCTTGTCCAAAAGAATTTTGGCAAATGAAAAATGTAAAAACAATTAAGATTATAAAATTTTTAAATTTTATTAACTTATTGAAATTTAATGATTTAATATCCATGGCTTTCATAACAATTTAATCTTGACACACTTTTTTAAAGTAAGTCATAAGATACGAAATTTTCAGCAAAAAGTCGGTGTGCTAAATTTCCTATAATTCTTGGTAAGAACCATTATTTACTAGGAAAAGTGCATTGGCAAAAAATAATTTGCCATTTTCCCAAAAACTTCTAAACAGTACATTGTCAGCAAGATAAATAACACTGCCATTGCCTATTGATTCTTCCCCAAATACAAGGCTATTTGAAAGGTTCTTTAATGTGTTGTTCCCGGCAAATCCGGAAATGCTCACTGGATTATCACCCAAATAACCAACCGAATACCCTTTTTCAAGTAAATTATAGGCCTCATTGCCTAACTTCAGTGAGTAATAATTTTTTGGATAACCAAATGCTAAAGGGTGTGTATTGTCTAGATTTAGGTTGAATACAGCGCCAGTAATTAAATCTTTGATAGACTCTCTCTCTCGTTGATTGTAGGGTATTAAATCCTTAGCAGTTGTTAGGCTGTCTCTCTTATTTTCTGATTTGTGTTGCTTGAGTTCAAACCCTTCTTTGTCGGCAAATATATTTAACGCGCCTTCAATTGCAATTACCTTTCCGCCTTTCGAAATAAAGGATTTCAATTTTTCGCGAGTG belongs to Aegicerativicinus sediminis and includes:
- a CDS encoding RelA/SpoT family protein, which translates into the protein MTDVDIEKENASIAKAYKELLKVSYQTLSTEDKKLIRKAFDVAVDAHKEQRRKSGEAYIFHPIAVAKIVASEIGLDATSIAAALLHDVVEDNENYTIHDIERMFGETVARIVDGLTKISVLSTDMDISLQAENFRKMLLTLHDDVRVIIIKIADRLHNMQTMDSMPDAKQEKIASETLYIYAPLAHRIGLYNIKTELEDLGLKYTEPEVYNDILLKIRESKEEQDAYIKEFNSIIRNALNTEGLEYEIKGRPKSIFSIRRKMMKQGVSFDEVYDKFAVRIIYKADPSNEKFLAWKIYSIVTDHFTPNPTRLRDWISSPKSTGYEALHITVMGPKGRWVEVQIRSERMNEIAEKGYAAHYKYKQGDKEDVLDTWINKLQEALENNETNPVDFVEQFKLNLYSKEIYVFSPKGDLKSLPKGATALDFAFSIHTEVGMHTRGAKVNGKLVPLSQELQSGDQVEILTSENAKPNTNWLDYATTARARSKIKSSLKQEKKSIAEDGKEILRRKLKQLKLTLDEKIVNEMVVYFKLKTSLDLFFRVGIGTIDNSMLKEYVGSRSNAFMSYIKNKIRKPQVAQDIDKDEITSKYDMLVFGKEEEKLDYKLSACCNPIPGDPVFGFLTVNEGIKVHKKNCPNALSLQSNYAYRILKAKWIDSSQQEYAAKISLSGIDNLGLVNEITKVISDNMHVNMKSLSFESDDGMFTGRINVVVNNKNMLQKLIDNLKKINGIDKVIRV
- a CDS encoding carboxypeptidase-like regulatory domain-containing protein, with the protein product MDIKSLNFNKLIKFKNFIILIVFTFFICQNSFGQGFVEISGEVTDASSGEELVFADVTVENTNIRTVTNAEGAYLIKIPNEFTSNNIVFSFLGYQERKISLEELRRLDGKVKLNILITELNEISLTIPKDAEALVRECLKRKGNYLDQNTLMTAFYRETIKKRRQNASLAEAVVEVYKEPYDTYRNDDVKLIKSRKSTNYSKLDTIALKLQGGPFNTIYSDLVKYPEFVFSKDYIDAYKFKFLPSTQINDRRVFVVEFNQKPEILTPLYYGKLYIDAQTYALTSAVYNLNVEDQELAANLFVQKKPRRVSVYPTEASYRVDYKTKDGKWYYGYSNILLTFKVDWKGKLFNSVYTLQSEMVITDWEENLGQKIDPKEKLRPSVILTDEASGFADPEFWGEYNIIEPEKSIEQAIRKINRQLRRG